Genomic DNA from Gimesia aquarii:
TTTCGTGTACACCTCCTTTGGTGCAACTTGCTGGTGCAGCTGCGTTGAACTGTGATTCCGAAGAGCGTGATGAAGTCATGTTGAAATTCAGAGAGAAGGTTGTTCTGCTAACGGATAAATTGAATCAGATCGATGATTTTCATGCCCTTGATCCCAATGCAACATTTTATGTCTTTGTGAATGTGGCCCCTGTCTGTAACAGATTGAGCATTACAAGTCACGGACTGGCACTCTACTTATTAGAAGGTGCCGATGACGAATTCGGTATTGCTTGTCTGGGGGGAGAATGTTTTGGAGAAGCTGGTCATGGATTTTTGCGTTTCAGTTGTGCAGAACCGAATGATCGACTGGAAAAAGCAATCGATTTCATCCCGGAAGCCATTTCCAGAACAGAGCGTATAGCTAGTTATTTGGAAGCGAATCCAGCAGCCAGGTTGAAGTCGCCGTACACCGTTTAAGAGTTTTTGCTCAATACAGTTCTGAATGCGAAACAGAATTTCAAGGATGTTATGAATCGTTATCAAGCGTTGATCCGCACTGCGGTCATCCTTTATTGGGTCCTGTTATTTACGGCGACTCATATCCCGTTAAAAAAAGGGACACTCCCCCAGGGAACTGACGTACCACTACATTTTCTCGCTTATGCAGGTCTTTCATTTCTGTTGACATGGTGGTTGTCGCTCAAATGGGACAAGCTGACTTTCAAACGATTATTCGCTGTATTTGTGGGAGTCAGTCTGTTTGGAGTCGTGGATGAGTTGCTACAGGGGATTCCGGTGTTAAAACGTCAGCCAAGTATCGATGATTGGGTAGCTGATACTGTGGGGGCACTGTTAGGAATATTGCTATTTCTGTTGGTTCAAAAACCGTTGCGGCAGCTCTTGGATCGTTTTCAAAACCATGATGCAAAATAATCACAAGTGTTAAAGCTAGATGAAATCTAACACTATTCTTTTTTACTAGCCGACGGAGTGCGCCAGTGGCGTTTTGATTTATTTAAAAGTGTCATCGCACTCGATGGTCCCCAGGTTCCTGCATAATAAGGCTCAGGAGTCTGATCTGTCTTTTCCCATTCTTCCAGAACTGGTGTCACAAACTTCCAGGCAGCTTCCAGTTCATCACTCCGAGTAAAGAGAGTAGAATCACCGCGCAGCACATCCATCAGCAATCGCTCATAAGCTTCGGGCAGGCTTTTGTGGTAAGCATCTTCAAATGCAAAATCCATCTCAACGGGTTGAATCTGATATTGCATACCAGGACGTTTCGTCGAGAACTTCATGGAAATCGATTCTTTAGGCTGGATGCGGAAAATGAGTTCATTCGGCTTTCGTTCAACCAGCGAGCAGATATCACCATCGCATTCTACGGTCGTAAAGAGATTCATTGGTGGGTGCTTAAACTGAATGGCAATTTCACTGACTCGTTCAGGCATTCTCTTGCCCGTCCGCAAGTAAAAGGGAACCCCTTCCCATCGCCAGTTTTCGACCATTACTTCCATTGCGACAAAGGTTTCCCGGTGAGAGTCTGCAGGCACGCGCTCTTCTTCCCGATACCCGGGGACTGCCTGTCCAAACGATTGTCCCGCTGTATATTGGCCGGCGACAGCCCATTCGGAAATATCACCTTTGGTTCCTGGTGAGAGCGTTTTCAAGACTTTCAGTTTTTCATCACGAATTTCCTCTCCACTGAAAAGCGCGGGAGGTTCCATGGCAATTAAACATAAAAGTTGTAGAACATGATTTTGTAGGACGTCTCGTAACGCTCCCGAACGGTCATAATAGCCACCCCGCCCGTGTTCAATTCCCTGTGATTCTGCAACTGTGATTTGTACATGATCAACGTGATTGCGATTTAATAAGGGTTCAAAAATCGAATTGCTCAATCGGAACAACAGAATATTCTGAACAGTTTCTTTACCTAAATAATGGTCAATTCGATAAATCTGATCTTCATCCAAGAGTTCGCTTAATTGCTGGCTCAGTTCCTGTGCAGACTGAAGATCGTGGCCAAACGGTTTCTCAATGACAACACGCAACCACTCTTCTCCTGAATTGCGTGGTACCATCTGCGCCTGGGATAGTGCATTAACGGCTGGATAAAATAAAGAGGGTGCTGTTGCCAGATAAGCGACACGTTTGGTGATGATGTCTCCGAGAACTTCACGTTCAACCGCTTCTATTGAAGATTTCAGTTTTGCATGATCACTTTCAGCTGTGATATCAATTTCACGGTAAAACAGTCGCTTGGAAAAGAGAGCCCATTTTTCATCTGTCACAGTGCCCGTACGAGTAAATTTCGAAACCGTATCGCGTTGCTCGTTTCGAAATTGTTCGTCTGTCTTTGACCGTCGCGCCAAGCCTATGATGGGAAGATCTGCTGAAAGAAACCCTTCGCTCCAGAGGTCATACAATGCGGGAATTAATTTTCGGGCTGTCAAATCACCAGAGGCGCCAAAAATCAGAATGGTTGCAGTTGTTAAATCGATAGAAGGATTAGAATTGGCCATGACTTACATCCATGCCTTAATAGAAAGTGTGGTTCTGGGAATAGGAATGTTTGTTATATTAAGTGAAGCAGACAGTTAAATTTTTGCCGATTGTTGTTCGATGAGTAAATCCAATTCACCTTTGAGGCGAGGTAAGATATCATCATAGGAATATCGGCCTAAAGACTCGCTTCTTTTCTTTAGATTGACATAATTAGGACCACACCAGAGGCCGAGGTCTGCATCATCTGTTTCTCCAGGACCATTCACTCGACAACCCATGACTGCAATTGTAATTTTATGCTCCTTGGCATATTCAGTCATTTTTTTGACATCCGCTGCCAAATCAACAAACACCTCGTTTTCCACACGAGAGCAACTGGGACAGCTGATGATATTAATGCCTTCTTGAGCAAAATTAACAACCGTTCGTACGCGCCCGGCAGCAATATCTTCCAGAATGGAACGCCCGGCTTCGATTTCTTCTCCTTTTCGATCATTGGGAACGGTTAAGGAAACGCGAATCGTATCTCCAATGCCTTTACTGATGAGTTGTTCGAAGGCCATTCTTGTCTTTATGATTCCATCTGGAGGCATACCGGCTTCCGTTACGCCCAAATGGAGTGGGATATCGGGACGTTGTGTGGCAAACCGCGTATTCACTTCAATTACTTTTGCCGGATCCGAATCCTTTAGCGAGACACAAAACCGGGTGAAATCAATGGATTCCAGAAGCTCGCAATGATCAAAGGCACTTTCCAGCATGGGAGAGATAGAGTCATCAGGATCATACTTTTCGAGTTTCGCCGGATCGACTGAACCACAGTTTACGCCAACGCGGATCGCGCAATCATTGTCTTTTGCAACTTCTGCGATAAATTCCACTTTCTTCTGCCAGGGTTTTTCCGGCTCATGATGATAAAGATGTCCCGGGTTGTAACGCAGTTTGTTGACATACGGGGCGATGACTTCCGCCAATCGGTAGTTTTCCTGTAAGTCTACAGATAGAGGAACAGTCGTCTGTTTTCGAATTTCGATGAGTGCGGCTGCTTCTCGTTTATTATCTACAGCAATTCTTACGATATCAGCTCCAGCCTCTTCCAGTGAATGAATCTGGGCGACGGTTGCATCAATGTTGCTGGTTTTCGTCGCGGTCATACTTTGAACAGCAATTGGATTCTTGTTTCCAATTGTAATTGCACCAATCTTCACTGCTCTTGTTGGATTCCGTGGTAACTGCAAGTTGCTGGTCCTTTAAGGTATATTGATGCTCAGATTTCGATTTCAAATTCAAGGATTGTAAAAGATCCAGACTGCAACGTCCATTCATGAAAAATAGATAAAAATCAATTGGGATTGACAGATTTTTCATGTCTTTTTACAAGCCTTGGGTCAAGTATTGCTATTTTATGCAAAAATGCGTCGTATACAAAGTAGGCGGAATAAAAATGAATCGTCAAATTGCAGGGATGCTAGTCGGTTTATGTGTGCTCAGTGGCTGTGGGGCTGATGCACAAACGGCTTCAGAGAAAGCAGTTAAGTCAAATCAAGCTACAGAGAATGTATCGCAAAATCAAGAGGCCAAAAGTGATACAACCTCCAAAAGTGGAGCTCATACAGAAGAGTCTGTGAAGTCAACGCAGCAGATTTCTCAAAATTCGAGTACTGTAGACGAAGCCACTGTGAAAAAAGCAGAGGAATTTTTTGTTCAAGCAATGAAGTCGCTAAAAAAAAGGGAATTTGCTAATAGCGTTCAGATTTTAACTACGGCGATTAATCTCAATCCACACGAATCGAAATACTATTTTCATCGTGGGAGTGTATGGGCTGACCTGAAACAGGACGCCAATGCAATAATTGATCTTACAAAAGCGATTGAGATGAGTCCTAAAAATGGTCAGTATTATCTGACTCGGGGGATATTTTTTGCGACACGCGGTGGCGGTGAATTGGCGGTCAAAGATTTCTCGAAGGCCATCGAACTCAATCCAGATGATTTCCAGGCTTTTAACAATCGTGGTTTGTTGTTTGCAACATCGGGAAAAATAAAGGAGGCGCGAGCTGACTTCGAACAGGTTTTACGCATCCAACCGGATAGCCTTGATGCAATGAACAATCTGGGTTTTGCGTTGATGAATCTAAATGAGATCGACAAAGCCATTGAGACCTTAAATGAAGTAATCAAGCGAGAACCGAAATATCTGAATGCCTATGATAATCGTGGACTGGCCTGGCAGAAACAAAAAGAATTTGCAAAGGCAGCAGAAGATTTTACAACCGCGATTCAACTCAGCCCCCAGAACCTGAAATTTTATCAACAGCGGATGGTTGTTTATGAGAAGATGAATCAACCTGAAAAGGCTAAGGCAGATGCAGAAAAAATTAATTGGTTGAAAAGACTGGCAATCATCAACGATCGAATTACCAAGTCACCTAAGGATGTAGATCTCGTATTAGAGCGTGCACAGTTTTATCTGGAGTCAGACATGCGTGAAAAAGCAATGCAGGACTATGCGAAGATTGTTTCACTAACCCAGGATACTGGGCGTGGCTATTACATTCGTGGTGCACTTTATTTAGAAGAAAACAAACTTGATCGGTGTATTCAGGAATGTTCTCGAGCCATAAACATACAACCGAATCCAGAAGCCTATTCAATTCGTGGTGATGCTTTCATGAAACGCGGTGATATTGAACATGCACTGCGTGATTTCGAACGAGCCAAACGGATCGATGAAATTGTAGCGAAGGCCTATCTGATGCGATCAAAATCACTTAAGAAACAAGGCAAACTGAAAAAGGCCGCCGAAGATTTTGAACGTGCCGTTGCCATCGATCCTTCTTTGGGCCCCACTAAATTGAATGAAGATAAAACGACTGCCAAGCCCGTCATTCGTCCTATTGATTGAGATCGGACAATCGTTCTTAAAAGGTGGGTAGATCGAACAAAGATACTTGTTTGTCTGTTCGGGTGCTTTAAACGTAAGTGAGGATTATATGAGCGACGGTTTTCTGGACGATATGGAAGACTCACGTAGGCGCTCCAAAGAACCTCAATCGTTTTCGATAGCCGATTTGCTTTTCGTAAGTTTTAACTCACGCGTGATTGCACTGGATCGGGACACGGGCGACATGATCTGGAATTGGAAAACACCAAAAGGCAGGTCGAATTATGTTTCGATTTTAGTAGACGATGACCAATTATTTGCATCTGTTGATGGTTACACGTATTGTTTAGATCCTCTCACAGGACGCCAAATCTGGTTTAATCCTCTGAAAGGATTCGGGTATGGAATTCCCTCATTGGCCACTGCGCAGTTCAACAGCAACACCTCTGCCGCTGCTGAAATCCTCGCGCGTGAACAGCGTAGACAGCAAACGGGAGGGTAGTAGGTAAGGTTTATCAGGTAGTGCAAGAGACCTCTTTTTACGATAGCAGCTCGGCATTCGTTAAGTGCCACCGGTCAGAATCAAGAATGGGCTTGATATCAAAATTTGGCTTATGCTGATTGGCATGCACAAAGACTCTAATGGTTGAGCGTCTTTGAAAGAACCCAAATTTTGTCAGTAGTTTCATGACTTCTTTCTTCCCAAAATAATTAAGCACAATAGAATCGATCCCGATTTGTCGTGTATATTCGCAGAATATTGCTAACATCTGTTTCAATGATTTCTGATCGCGACAAAAGAAGTCTTGGATTCCTGCGGCATAATCACCATTTCGACCAGATTCTCCCAAAACGTAAACCAAATAACCCAACAGTTCCTGTTGTGGATTTTCTAACGTCAGAATATGAAATCGTGTGTCCGGCTCATGGCGAAAACGCCATTCCAGAAATTCACGAGTTCGTTCTACCATAAAGCTTCCATCAGAATATTCAGAGAACAACGTCCCAAATCGTTCATCAATCGGTGCATCAAAGTTGACTTTGATACGATGAGATAAAAACGTTCTTGTTTCGAGAGAATAAATTCGTAGTGAGAGATCAACGAGAGATGAAATGCCTTTTCTCAAGATCGTAGTTCGAATTTTGTCTTTTAATTTGTACTCACTTCGAATTGGTTTTACCCAATTTTGAAAGTTTCCGATTTCTTGATATCGGCATCGTTTAAAAACTGCGGCGGCAGTCTCTGTCATCCCAAACACGAAATCAAATTCTGTTTCTGGTAAATGGGAAATTAAAGCGCGTTGCAGTTTGAGTGCAGCTTGAGCGCCACGATGTGTTTCATCGACATTGATTCCCTCAGCCTGACCCACTAAAAAAGGTTGTTTCGATGAACTCATACGACGGGGCAATAAACCGGTCGAACCAACTAGTTTGCCAGCTTCCTCTCTGGCTAACCAGCAATAGTTATCACCAAACGGGTTTTGCTGATGAGACCAGTTAAACCATTGAGAATCAGTTTTCTTAAAATTCCGATTAATCAACGAAAGTAGTTCTTCATGATCGTCACTCGGAGTTGTCTGAGTGATTGAATAACCCATACAGAATGAACCCGTCTATACATGATAAATGACTGAGAAAACAGCAGTTATTAACATTCATGAAGTCTAGGCCACAGGTATGGGAAGTCAAATTCGATAAACGTTGATTGATGTTAGTGATCAAAGTCATGCACTGTATCAGATAGAACTGCTATCATTCTGAAACATAAGTGCTTACGAGGAGTTCTATGAGACTCCCGTTGGCTTCAGGGAATCGTAGATCTGTGAGACGTTTTGCCGGAATCCAGTGGAATCCCTTCAGACTTTGATCGGTGAATACTGCCTGCATCTGAACGGGTTGGCACAACCAGAAATGCAGTTGAACGTCAGCATGATCATATGCGTGCTCTTCATAACGTAATTCTTCCAAAGCTGTGACCTCAAGGCCCGTTTCTTCGAGGCATTCTCTTACCGCGCATTGCTGAGCTGACTCACCGGATTCACATTTTCCACCTGGAAATTCATGAAAACCTGCAAGTGGAGAGTGTACATCCCGGATCCCAATCAAGAAATGCCGTTGATATTCGACAACGGCAATTCCGATTCGGTTTGTTTTCCGGGAGCTCATCGCTTCAGTCCGTTTCGTTCCGGAAGCATTACAGAGAGGCTTTAACGACTTT
This window encodes:
- a CDS encoding VanZ family protein is translated as MNRYQALIRTAVILYWVLLFTATHIPLKKGTLPQGTDVPLHFLAYAGLSFLLTWWLSLKWDKLTFKRLFAVFVGVSLFGVVDELLQGIPVLKRQPSIDDWVADTVGALLGILLFLLVQKPLRQLLDRFQNHDAK
- the zwf gene encoding glucose-6-phosphate dehydrogenase is translated as MANSNPSIDLTTATILIFGASGDLTARKLIPALYDLWSEGFLSADLPIIGLARRSKTDEQFRNEQRDTVSKFTRTGTVTDEKWALFSKRLFYREIDITAESDHAKLKSSIEAVEREVLGDIITKRVAYLATAPSLFYPAVNALSQAQMVPRNSGEEWLRVVIEKPFGHDLQSAQELSQQLSELLDEDQIYRIDHYLGKETVQNILLFRLSNSIFEPLLNRNHVDHVQITVAESQGIEHGRGGYYDRSGALRDVLQNHVLQLLCLIAMEPPALFSGEEIRDEKLKVLKTLSPGTKGDISEWAVAGQYTAGQSFGQAVPGYREEERVPADSHRETFVAMEVMVENWRWEGVPFYLRTGKRMPERVSEIAIQFKHPPMNLFTTVECDGDICSLVERKPNELIFRIQPKESISMKFSTKRPGMQYQIQPVEMDFAFEDAYHKSLPEAYERLLMDVLRGDSTLFTRSDELEAAWKFVTPVLEEWEKTDQTPEPYYAGTWGPSSAMTLLNKSKRHWRTPSASKKE
- the ispG gene encoding (E)-4-hydroxy-3-methylbut-2-enyl-diphosphate synthase is translated as MQLPRNPTRAVKIGAITIGNKNPIAVQSMTATKTSNIDATVAQIHSLEEAGADIVRIAVDNKREAAALIEIRKQTTVPLSVDLQENYRLAEVIAPYVNKLRYNPGHLYHHEPEKPWQKKVEFIAEVAKDNDCAIRVGVNCGSVDPAKLEKYDPDDSISPMLESAFDHCELLESIDFTRFCVSLKDSDPAKVIEVNTRFATQRPDIPLHLGVTEAGMPPDGIIKTRMAFEQLISKGIGDTIRVSLTVPNDRKGEEIEAGRSILEDIAAGRVRTVVNFAQEGINIISCPSCSRVENEVFVDLAADVKKMTEYAKEHKITIAVMGCRVNGPGETDDADLGLWCGPNYVNLKKRSESLGRYSYDDILPRLKGELDLLIEQQSAKI
- a CDS encoding tetratricopeptide repeat protein, whose protein sequence is MNRQIAGMLVGLCVLSGCGADAQTASEKAVKSNQATENVSQNQEAKSDTTSKSGAHTEESVKSTQQISQNSSTVDEATVKKAEEFFVQAMKSLKKREFANSVQILTTAINLNPHESKYYFHRGSVWADLKQDANAIIDLTKAIEMSPKNGQYYLTRGIFFATRGGGELAVKDFSKAIELNPDDFQAFNNRGLLFATSGKIKEARADFEQVLRIQPDSLDAMNNLGFALMNLNEIDKAIETLNEVIKREPKYLNAYDNRGLAWQKQKEFAKAAEDFTTAIQLSPQNLKFYQQRMVVYEKMNQPEKAKADAEKINWLKRLAIINDRITKSPKDVDLVLERAQFYLESDMREKAMQDYAKIVSLTQDTGRGYYIRGALYLEENKLDRCIQECSRAINIQPNPEAYSIRGDAFMKRGDIEHALRDFERAKRIDEIVAKAYLMRSKSLKKQGKLKKAAEDFERAVAIDPSLGPTKLNEDKTTAKPVIRPID
- a CDS encoding outer membrane protein assembly factor BamB family protein — its product is MSDGFLDDMEDSRRRSKEPQSFSIADLLFVSFNSRVIALDRDTGDMIWNWKTPKGRSNYVSILVDDDQLFASVDGYTYCLDPLTGRQIWFNPLKGFGYGIPSLATAQFNSNTSAAAEILAREQRRQQTGG
- a CDS encoding GNAT family N-acetyltransferase, producing the protein MGYSITQTTPSDDHEELLSLINRNFKKTDSQWFNWSHQQNPFGDNYCWLAREEAGKLVGSTGLLPRRMSSSKQPFLVGQAEGINVDETHRGAQAALKLQRALISHLPETEFDFVFGMTETAAAVFKRCRYQEIGNFQNWVKPIRSEYKLKDKIRTTILRKGISSLVDLSLRIYSLETRTFLSHRIKVNFDAPIDERFGTLFSEYSDGSFMVERTREFLEWRFRHEPDTRFHILTLENPQQELLGYLVYVLGESGRNGDYAAGIQDFFCRDQKSLKQMLAIFCEYTRQIGIDSIVLNYFGKKEVMKLLTKFGFFQRRSTIRVFVHANQHKPNFDIKPILDSDRWHLTNAELLS
- a CDS encoding (deoxy)nucleoside triphosphate pyrophosphohydrolase, translating into MSSRKTNRIGIAVVEYQRHFLIGIRDVHSPLAGFHEFPGGKCESGESAQQCAVRECLEETGLEVTALEELRYEEHAYDHADVQLHFWLCQPVQMQAVFTDQSLKGFHWIPAKRLTDLRFPEANGSLIELLVSTYVSE